A genomic window from Streptomyces sp. NBC_01429 includes:
- the cseC gene encoding two-component system sensor histidine kinase CseC — protein sequence MKRLVLRTGVRWKISIAIAGVGALVAVALSLVVHNSARVSMLDNAREVQLERLLFAQRMYDTTKEPKFGTKINDPALPRDLHEKMKQGRRATFVHETPSGVPDVWAAVPMSNGTVLSLHSKFADRSATIMTDLDRSLIIGSVAVVFGGCALGVLIGGQLSRRLRRAAAAAVLVAEGNTDVRVGEAISGVVRDETDELARAVDALTDALNERIEAERRVTADIAHELRTPVTGLLTAAELLPPGRPTELVRDRAQAMRTLVEDVLEVARLDSASERAELQEIALGEFVERRVSLLNPDIRIQVVHESWVNTDPRRLERILGNLLANAAKHGRTPVEVTVEGRVVRVRDHGPGFPEALLREGPSRFRTGATDRAGHGHGLGLTIAAGQARVLGARLTFRNAAPEGTTGRDGRGGAIAVLWLPEHAPTATGSFPIPHLPD from the coding sequence ATGAAGCGGCTCGTCCTGCGCACCGGGGTCAGGTGGAAGATCAGCATCGCGATCGCGGGCGTCGGCGCGCTGGTCGCGGTGGCGCTGAGCCTGGTGGTGCACAACTCCGCCCGGGTGTCCATGCTCGACAACGCGCGCGAAGTGCAGCTGGAGCGGCTGCTGTTCGCGCAGCGGATGTACGACACCACCAAGGAACCCAAGTTCGGCACGAAGATAAACGACCCCGCGCTGCCGCGCGATCTGCACGAGAAGATGAAGCAGGGGCGGCGCGCGACCTTCGTGCACGAGACCCCGAGCGGGGTGCCGGACGTCTGGGCGGCCGTGCCGATGAGCAACGGCACGGTGCTCTCGCTGCACAGCAAGTTCGCCGACCGCAGCGCCACGATCATGACGGACCTGGACCGCTCCCTGATCATCGGCTCGGTCGCCGTGGTCTTCGGCGGCTGCGCCCTGGGCGTGCTGATCGGCGGCCAGCTCTCGCGCCGGCTGCGCAGGGCGGCCGCGGCGGCGGTCCTGGTCGCGGAGGGGAACACGGACGTACGGGTCGGGGAGGCCATCAGCGGGGTCGTGCGCGACGAGACCGACGAGCTGGCCCGCGCCGTGGACGCCCTGACGGACGCGCTGAACGAGCGCATCGAGGCCGAGCGCCGGGTCACCGCCGATATCGCCCACGAGCTGCGCACCCCCGTCACCGGGCTGCTCACGGCCGCCGAACTGCTGCCGCCGGGGCGCCCCACGGAGCTGGTGCGGGACCGGGCGCAGGCCATGCGGACGCTGGTCGAGGACGTCCTCGAAGTGGCCAGGCTCGACAGCGCGTCGGAGCGCGCGGAACTCCAGGAGATCGCGCTCGGCGAGTTCGTCGAGCGGCGGGTGTCGCTGCTGAACCCGGACATCAGGATCCAGGTGGTGCACGAGTCCTGGGTGAACACCGATCCGCGCAGGCTGGAGCGGATCCTGGGCAATCTGCTGGCCAACGCGGCCAAGCACGGCCGAACGCCGGTGGAGGTGACCGTCGAGGGCCGCGTCGTCCGCGTACGCGACCACGGTCCGGGCTTCCCCGAGGCGCTGCTGCGCGAGGGCCCGAGCCGCTTCCGTACGGGCGCCACGGACCGCGCGGGCCACGGCCACGGGCTGGGCCTGACCATCGCGGCCGGCCAGGCCCGCGTCCTCGGCGCCCGGCTCACCTTCCGCAACGCGGCTCCGGAGGGCACGACGGGCCGCGACGGCCGCGGCGGCGCGATCGCGGTGCTCTGGCTCCCTGAGCACGCCCCGACGGCCACGGGCAGCTTCCCGATACCGCACCTGCCGGACTGA
- a CDS encoding TetR/AcrR family transcriptional regulator → MGSTQHPRRGDTRQRIQDVALELFAEQGYEKTSLREIAERLDVTKAALYYHFKSKEDIIVSIFKDLTRPVDELVAWGRGQPRSLKTKREILRRYSRMLTDAAPMFRFLQENQASLRDLRIGAPFKERMTDLRELLEEPDAPLTDQIRCLSALFTIHAGMFALKDTEGDPEEKREAVLEVSYELVNRAHGVTE, encoded by the coding sequence ATGGGCAGCACCCAGCACCCGCGACGGGGCGACACCCGTCAGCGCATCCAGGACGTCGCGCTGGAACTCTTCGCCGAGCAGGGGTACGAGAAGACCTCGCTGCGGGAGATCGCGGAGCGGCTGGATGTCACGAAGGCGGCGCTCTACTACCACTTCAAGTCCAAGGAAGACATCATCGTCAGCATCTTCAAGGATCTGACGCGACCGGTGGACGAGCTGGTGGCCTGGGGACGCGGCCAGCCGCGGAGCCTGAAGACCAAGCGCGAGATCCTGCGCCGCTACAGCAGGATGCTGACGGACGCGGCGCCGATGTTCCGCTTCCTCCAGGAGAACCAGGCGAGCCTGCGCGATCTGCGTATCGGCGCGCCCTTCAAGGAGCGCATGACGGATCTGCGCGAGCTGCTGGAGGAGCCGGACGCGCCCCTGACCGACCAGATCCGCTGCCTGAGCGCGCTCTTCACGATCCACGCGGGGATGTTCGCCCTCAAAGACACCGAAGGAGACCCCGAGGAGAAGCGCGAGGCTGTCCTTGAGGTCTCCTACGAGCTGGTGAACCGCGCGCACGGCGTCACGGAGTGA
- a CDS encoding M23 family metallopeptidase gives MSQRVLSRLSRPSALRTRAGVLAAGLGVSMAVGAGSAFAATSGGDVHSGSPVTAAAGSVHQQVTTVGTQDAKDAKKAAAKKAASWTGPVKKYALSASFGLGGSRWSHKHSGQDFAVPIGTAVHAAHGGTVVKAGPNGAGDGPAYGNAIVVKHKNGTYSQYAHLSKVQVKVGQSVKTGQQIALSGNTGNSSGPHLHFEIRTTPNYGSAVNPVNFLRSVGVKV, from the coding sequence ATGTCGCAGCGTGTGCTCTCCCGTCTCTCCCGCCCGTCCGCCCTTCGTACCCGTGCCGGTGTCCTGGCTGCCGGACTCGGGGTGTCGATGGCGGTAGGGGCCGGATCCGCGTTCGCCGCGACCAGCGGTGGCGACGTGCACTCCGGTTCGCCCGTCACGGCCGCCGCCGGCTCCGTCCACCAGCAGGTCACCACGGTCGGTACGCAGGACGCCAAGGACGCCAAGAAGGCCGCCGCCAAGAAGGCCGCCTCCTGGACCGGCCCCGTCAAGAAGTACGCGCTGAGCGCGAGCTTCGGCCTCGGTGGCTCCAGGTGGTCGCACAAGCACTCCGGCCAGGACTTCGCGGTGCCGATCGGTACGGCCGTCCACGCCGCGCACGGCGGCACCGTCGTCAAGGCCGGTCCCAACGGCGCCGGTGACGGTCCCGCGTACGGCAACGCGATCGTCGTCAAGCACAAGAACGGCACCTACTCGCAGTACGCGCACCTCTCGAAGGTCCAGGTGAAGGTCGGCCAGTCCGTCAAGACGGGCCAGCAGATAGCCCTGTCCGGCAACACCGGCAACTCCAGCGGCCCGCACCTGCACTTCGAGATCCGCACGACCCCGAACTACGGCTCGGCGGTCAACCCGGTGAACTTCCTGCGCTCGGTCGGCGTGAAGGTGTGA
- a CDS encoding VOC family protein has protein sequence MIKGLSIAAVWVLDHDRAKEFYTEKLGLELRADMTLGEGGMRWVTVGAPDQPDLMLTLMVPGAPAMDEESAAEVRKLIAKGVLGAGALATDDVHGDYERLRARGVEFVQPPQERPYGTEAILRDDSGNWFSFTQRRESDDLDLTREWAS, from the coding sequence ATGATCAAAGGTCTTTCGATCGCCGCCGTCTGGGTCCTGGACCATGACCGGGCGAAGGAGTTCTACACCGAGAAGCTGGGTCTGGAGCTGCGCGCGGACATGACGCTGGGCGAGGGCGGGATGCGCTGGGTGACGGTCGGCGCGCCGGACCAGCCGGACCTGATGCTGACCCTCATGGTGCCCGGCGCCCCCGCGATGGACGAGGAGTCGGCCGCCGAGGTCAGAAAGCTGATCGCCAAGGGCGTGCTGGGCGCGGGCGCGCTGGCCACGGACGATGTCCACGGGGACTACGAGAGGCTCAGGGCGCGCGGCGTCGAGTTCGTCCAGCCGCCCCAGGAACGGCCGTACGGCACGGAGGCGATCCTGCGCGACGACTCGGGCAACTGGTTCTCCTTCACGCAGCGGCGCGAGAGCGACGACCTGGACCTGACCCGGGAGTGGGCCTCCTGA
- a CDS encoding MDR family MFS transporter: MSTTDQQAEETPRNVAAGAQQAAPAAPESGPQPRSVRVVLLALMIAMLLAMLDNMIVGTAMPTIVGELGGLAHLSWVVTAYTLATAASTPIWGKLGDLYGRKSVFLTSIVVFLIGSALSGMAQDMGQLIGFRAVQGLGAGGLMVGVMAIIGDLIPPRERGKYQGMMAGVMALAMIGGPLVGGTITDHLGWRWSFYINLPLGAVALVMITAVLHLPAKDRSKAKVDYLGAGLLTVGITAIVLVTTWGGSEYAWDSATILVLIFGGVASLVGFVAVQRQTAEPIMPLHIFNNRNFSLMSVIGFLTGFVMFGAVLFLPLYQQAVQGASATNSGLLLLPMLLSMMLVSLVAGRVTTSTGRYKIFPIMGSALMVVGLFLLAQMDTGTSRLTSGLYMAVLGAGMGFLMQITMLVAQNSVEMKDMGVGSSTTTLFRTLGGSFGAAIMGALFTNRVQDEMSKLGGSAAGAASQSAQLDAASLAKLPDVAREAYQQAVSSGTHAAFTLGASIAVIGLVAAFFVKEVPLRGAGPQSPGETPAADGKVPQPA, encoded by the coding sequence ATGAGTACAACCGATCAGCAGGCGGAGGAGACTCCAAGGAATGTGGCCGCCGGGGCCCAGCAGGCGGCACCGGCCGCACCGGAGAGCGGTCCGCAGCCCCGCAGCGTGCGCGTGGTGCTGCTCGCGCTGATGATCGCGATGCTGCTGGCTATGCTGGACAACATGATCGTCGGTACGGCGATGCCCACGATCGTCGGCGAACTGGGCGGACTCGCACATCTGTCCTGGGTGGTGACCGCGTACACCCTGGCGACCGCCGCCTCCACCCCGATCTGGGGGAAGCTCGGCGACCTCTACGGCCGCAAGAGCGTCTTCCTCACCTCCATCGTGGTCTTCCTGATCGGCTCCGCGCTCAGCGGCATGGCCCAGGACATGGGCCAGCTCATCGGCTTCCGGGCCGTCCAGGGCCTCGGCGCCGGCGGTCTGATGGTCGGTGTCATGGCGATCATCGGTGACCTCATCCCGCCCCGGGAGCGCGGCAAGTACCAGGGCATGATGGCCGGCGTGATGGCGCTCGCCATGATCGGCGGACCGCTGGTCGGCGGCACCATCACCGACCACCTCGGCTGGCGCTGGAGCTTCTACATCAATCTGCCGCTGGGCGCGGTGGCGCTGGTGATGATCACCGCCGTACTGCATCTGCCCGCCAAGGACCGGTCCAAGGCCAAGGTCGACTATCTCGGCGCCGGACTGCTGACCGTCGGCATCACCGCGATCGTGCTGGTCACCACCTGGGGCGGTTCCGAGTACGCGTGGGACTCCGCGACGATCCTGGTGCTGATCTTCGGCGGTGTCGCCTCGCTCGTCGGGTTCGTCGCCGTACAGAGGCAGACGGCCGAGCCGATCATGCCGCTGCACATCTTCAACAACCGCAACTTCTCGCTGATGTCGGTGATCGGCTTCCTGACCGGCTTCGTGATGTTCGGCGCGGTCCTCTTCCTGCCGCTGTACCAGCAGGCCGTCCAGGGCGCCTCGGCCACCAACTCCGGGCTGCTGCTCCTGCCGATGCTGCTGTCGATGATGCTCGTCTCGCTCGTCGCGGGCCGGGTCACCACCAGCACCGGCCGGTACAAGATCTTCCCGATCATGGGCAGCGCGCTGATGGTCGTCGGGCTGTTCCTGCTCGCGCAGATGGACACCGGCACCTCCCGTCTGACCTCCGGCCTCTACATGGCGGTGCTCGGCGCCGGCATGGGCTTCCTGATGCAGATCACGATGCTGGTCGCGCAGAACAGCGTCGAGATGAAGGACATGGGCGTCGGCTCGTCGACGACCACCCTCTTCCGTACGCTCGGCGGCTCCTTCGGCGCCGCGATCATGGGCGCGCTGTTCACCAACCGGGTGCAGGACGAGATGTCCAAGCTCGGCGGCTCCGCAGCCGGCGCGGCCTCGCAGTCCGCGCAGCTGGACGCGGCGAGCCTGGCGAAGCTGCCCGACGTGGCGCGGGAGGCGTACCAGCAGGCGGTGTCGTCCGGTACGCACGCGGCGTTCACGCTGGGCGCGTCCATCGCGGTGATCGGCCTCGTGGCGGCGTTCTTCGTCAAGGAGGTCCCGCTCAGGGGCGCGGGGCCGCAGAGCCCCGGCGAGACGCCCGCGGCGGACGGCAAGGTACCGCAGCCCGCGTGA
- a CDS encoding SigE family RNA polymerase sigma factor codes for MAQGEVLGFEEYVRTRQEALLRSARRLVPDPVDAQDLLQTALARTYGRWDGIADKSLADAYLRRVMINTRTEWWRARRLEEVPTEQLPDASVEDGSEQRADRALLMDILGVLAPKQRSVVVLRHWEQMSTEETAAALGMSAGTVKSTLHRALARLRQELESRAAEGREPEVRAVGRAETRRDRCDGRGGPEARGGRGGHEEMGRERCAA; via the coding sequence ATGGCGCAGGGTGAGGTGCTCGGTTTCGAGGAGTACGTGCGTACCCGGCAGGAGGCCCTGCTGCGCAGCGCCCGGCGTCTCGTGCCCGACCCGGTGGACGCGCAGGACCTGCTCCAGACCGCGCTGGCCCGTACCTACGGCCGCTGGGACGGCATCGCCGACAAGTCCCTCGCCGACGCGTATCTGCGCCGCGTCATGATCAACACCCGTACGGAGTGGTGGCGGGCCCGCAGGCTCGAAGAGGTCCCCACCGAGCAGCTGCCCGACGCGAGCGTCGAGGACGGCAGTGAGCAGCGCGCCGATCGGGCGCTGCTGATGGACATCCTCGGAGTGCTGGCTCCCAAGCAGCGCAGCGTGGTCGTGCTGCGACACTGGGAGCAGATGAGTACGGAGGAGACGGCGGCGGCGCTCGGCATGTCGGCGGGTACGGTGAAGAGCACGCTGCACCGCGCGCTGGCCCGGCTCCGCCAGGAGCTGGAGAGCAGGGCGGCCGAGGGCCGGGAGCCGGAGGTCCGCGCCGTGGGGCGTGCGGAGACGCGCCGTGACAGGTGTGACGGCCGGGGCGGCCCCGAGGCGCGTGGCGGCCGGGGTGGCCATGAGGAGATGGGGCGGGAAAGGTGCGCGGCCTGA
- a CDS encoding trypco2 family protein has product MTAQTNGDDDGDSRDHDFDGIELADAIESVRDQLLDAATRATGRPLAFEVGDIEMEFTLELRKEVKGGLKVRAWVVEAGADGARTSGHTHKVAFTLKPRDARTGAPWQVGNPDRGSTAGFGRAAR; this is encoded by the coding sequence ATGACCGCCCAGACGAACGGCGACGACGACGGCGACAGCCGCGACCACGACTTCGACGGCATCGAACTCGCCGACGCCATCGAGTCCGTACGCGACCAGCTCCTCGACGCCGCCACCCGCGCCACCGGCCGCCCCCTGGCCTTCGAGGTCGGCGACATCGAGATGGAGTTCACGCTCGAACTCCGCAAGGAGGTCAAGGGCGGTCTCAAGGTCAGGGCCTGGGTCGTGGAGGCGGGCGCGGACGGCGCCCGCACCAGCGGCCACACCCACAAGGTCGCCTTCACGCTGAAGCCGCGGGACGCCCGTACCGGCGCGCCCTGGCAGGTCGGCAACCCGGACCGGGGCAGCACGGCCGGATTCGGGCGCGCGGCGCGGTGA
- a CDS encoding NACHT domain-containing protein, with protein sequence MSAARVVAVLGETQGTGVLIAPHLVLTCAHVVGEAKRAMIAHPRRRGRLSAEVQWLDRGRDTALLATTEAVLDAERAAPPGRLRIGSLDTESPLPHCEIIGFPDSQRYGADGALELDQYRATVLPAAGSLRGVLVCELDHPAAAERHDGGSPLQGLSGAPVFAGPVLLGIVARVPRGREHLRVEGIPMDRILDASDLGNSFRIEPVTDVHPRDRRFEEGYARAVKARYRKTRIFGIDELGTNEATWDLDTAYLSLEAGHRERLAPDPHTSYRSPAAQPRRIDELLGSRPRALLRGEAGAGKTTLVWWLAAHAACGTLGPDLADLNGLVPFVVPLRTVHARGLGMPAPAQLPAVAQVLADEAPPGWVRRVLEAGRGFLLLDGVDEVPPAERENARVWLGELLDLYPATRCLATVRPLAVGADWLRSERFDELQLLPMRNDDIQAFVTAWHRAARLECDAYGDGRRADAERAELDSLETELRSRFRQSIALWTLARTPLLCAVICALHRRRGGLLPDTRWDLYRATLAMLLGGRDTQRRIGSPEGITMGFEEHQELLQCLAVWLVRGKQAQLSRADAGRQIEVALRRLPKVREQGTAAAVLTHLLNRSGLIQERADDEIQFIHRTFQDYLAARALIEGGSLPELLQNAHDEQWQDTVLLAVGHCRPHEVRRLIEGLLSDGAASSYGGRRASLYVLAARCLLDTVVVDGTVSELVADRIRTLVPPRGRGHADALVSLGAYVLPLLPEPSGLGSKDAGEVAELICMVGGSSAIPYARRFSLHESVRVRSTIATGWFEFPTERYAREVLAGMSLTDLVIDVSTPDQLRLLPILPPLSAVGAFVDATASQLGEYLPTVGCEVLNVCDNAVLRDVSFLQGLTGVRSLGVAGCPALEDLSGLVNTSLTALELEVGLLLSEAELDAVHRIPHLRYLKLDYGPSSLDRLPAAHPEVSHLRLDSARPLDLSSLCEWSSLRNLHLSIGSCTSLTHGTSEPVPAPQVTSLRLDLTTDHAGVAHLANAFPSLTTLDVFTRVRDQPLDLPKGLPRTV encoded by the coding sequence GTGAGCGCCGCCCGGGTCGTCGCCGTCCTGGGCGAAACCCAGGGCACGGGGGTGCTGATCGCCCCGCACCTGGTCCTGACCTGCGCACATGTGGTCGGCGAAGCGAAGCGGGCGATGATCGCCCATCCACGCCGCCGGGGCCGGCTGTCCGCCGAGGTCCAGTGGCTCGACCGGGGCCGCGACACGGCGCTGCTCGCCACCACCGAGGCGGTCCTCGACGCCGAGCGGGCCGCACCGCCGGGCCGGCTCCGTATCGGCTCGCTCGACACCGAGTCACCGCTGCCGCACTGCGAGATCATCGGCTTCCCCGACAGCCAGCGGTACGGGGCCGACGGCGCCCTGGAACTCGACCAGTACCGCGCCACCGTGCTCCCGGCGGCGGGCTCGCTGCGGGGAGTGCTGGTCTGTGAGCTGGACCACCCGGCGGCGGCCGAGCGCCATGACGGCGGCTCCCCGCTCCAGGGGCTCTCGGGCGCGCCCGTCTTCGCCGGTCCCGTGCTGCTGGGGATCGTGGCGCGGGTCCCGCGAGGCCGGGAGCATCTGCGGGTGGAGGGGATCCCGATGGACCGGATCCTGGACGCGAGCGACCTCGGCAACTCGTTCCGTATCGAGCCGGTGACCGACGTCCACCCGCGGGACCGGCGTTTCGAGGAGGGATACGCGAGGGCCGTCAAGGCCCGCTACCGCAAAACGCGTATCTTCGGCATCGACGAACTGGGCACCAATGAGGCCACCTGGGACCTGGATACGGCGTACCTGAGCCTGGAGGCCGGACACCGGGAACGACTGGCCCCGGACCCGCATACGTCGTACAGATCCCCCGCCGCCCAGCCACGCCGGATCGACGAACTGCTGGGCAGCCGGCCCCGGGCCCTGCTGCGCGGCGAGGCGGGCGCGGGGAAGACCACCCTGGTCTGGTGGCTCGCGGCCCACGCGGCCTGCGGCACGCTGGGCCCCGACCTGGCCGACCTCAACGGCCTGGTGCCCTTCGTGGTCCCGCTGCGCACGGTGCACGCGCGGGGCCTCGGCATGCCGGCACCGGCCCAACTGCCCGCCGTCGCCCAGGTCCTGGCGGACGAGGCCCCACCGGGGTGGGTACGCCGGGTACTGGAGGCGGGCCGGGGCTTCCTCCTGCTCGACGGCGTGGACGAGGTGCCCCCGGCGGAACGCGAGAACGCCCGGGTCTGGCTCGGCGAGCTGCTGGACCTCTACCCGGCCACCCGCTGCCTGGCGACCGTGCGCCCCCTCGCGGTCGGGGCGGACTGGCTGCGCTCGGAGAGATTCGACGAACTCCAGCTCCTGCCCATGCGGAACGACGACATCCAGGCGTTCGTAACCGCCTGGCACAGGGCGGCACGGCTCGAATGCGACGCGTACGGGGACGGGCGGCGCGCGGACGCCGAGCGTGCCGAACTGGACAGCCTGGAGACGGAACTGCGCTCCCGGTTCCGGCAGAGCATCGCCCTGTGGACCCTCGCCCGGACTCCCCTGCTCTGCGCCGTCATCTGCGCCCTCCACCGCCGCAGGGGCGGCCTGCTCCCGGACACCCGCTGGGACCTCTACCGCGCCACGCTCGCGATGCTGCTCGGCGGCCGGGACACCCAGCGCAGGATCGGCAGCCCCGAGGGCATCACCATGGGCTTCGAGGAACACCAGGAGCTGTTGCAGTGCCTCGCGGTCTGGCTGGTGCGGGGCAAGCAGGCGCAGCTCTCCCGCGCGGACGCGGGGCGGCAGATCGAGGTGGCGCTGCGGCGGCTGCCCAAGGTCAGAGAACAGGGCACGGCGGCAGCGGTTCTCACGCATCTGCTCAACCGCAGCGGGCTGATCCAGGAACGCGCGGACGACGAGATCCAGTTCATCCACCGCACGTTCCAGGACTATCTGGCGGCCCGCGCGCTCATCGAGGGCGGCTCACTGCCCGAGCTGCTCCAGAACGCCCATGACGAGCAGTGGCAGGACACAGTCCTGCTGGCCGTGGGCCACTGCCGGCCGCACGAGGTACGGAGACTGATCGAGGGGCTGCTCTCGGACGGGGCGGCCTCGTCCTACGGCGGCAGACGCGCGAGCCTGTATGTCCTCGCGGCGCGCTGTCTGCTCGACACGGTCGTGGTGGACGGGACGGTGAGCGAACTGGTCGCCGACCGGATCCGTACGCTGGTGCCGCCCCGGGGCAGGGGGCACGCAGACGCACTGGTCTCGCTCGGGGCCTATGTGCTGCCGCTCCTCCCCGAACCGTCCGGCCTCGGCTCCAAGGACGCCGGGGAGGTGGCCGAACTCATCTGCATGGTCGGCGGATCCAGCGCCATTCCCTACGCCAGACGGTTCTCCCTGCACGAGAGCGTGCGGGTACGTTCCACCATCGCGACGGGCTGGTTCGAGTTCCCGACGGAACGGTACGCGCGTGAGGTACTCGCCGGCATGTCTCTGACGGACTTGGTCATCGACGTATCCACTCCGGACCAACTGCGGCTGCTCCCCATCCTGCCGCCTCTGTCGGCTGTCGGTGCCTTCGTCGACGCCACCGCCTCGCAGCTGGGTGAGTACCTCCCCACCGTGGGATGCGAAGTGCTGAACGTCTGCGACAACGCGGTGCTTCGGGATGTGTCCTTCCTCCAGGGACTCACCGGTGTGCGAAGTCTCGGTGTCGCCGGATGCCCCGCGCTGGAGGACCTGTCCGGGCTGGTGAACACGTCGCTCACCGCTCTGGAACTGGAGGTGGGCCTCCTGCTCAGTGAGGCAGAGCTCGACGCTGTCCACCGGATCCCGCATCTCCGGTATCTCAAGCTCGACTACGGCCCGTCGTCTCTCGATCGACTGCCCGCCGCCCACCCCGAGGTGAGCCACCTCCGCCTGGACAGCGCAAGACCGCTCGACCTCTCGTCCCTGTGCGAGTGGTCCTCACTGCGGAACCTCCACCTGAGCATCGGCTCGTGCACATCGCTCACCCACGGCACCTCCGAACCCGTCCCCGCTCCCCAAGTCACCTCGCTCAGGCTCGACCTCACCACGGACCATGCCGGAGTGGCCCACCTGGCCAACGCGTTTCCGTCCCTCACCACTCTCGACGTCTTCACCCGAGTACGGGATCAGCCGCTGGACCTGCCAAAGGGGCTGCCCCGGACCGTATAA
- the cseB gene encoding two-component system response regulator CseB: MTETHVLFVEDDDVIREATQLALERDGFVVTAMPDGLSGLDAFRADRPDIALLDVMVPGLDGVSLCRRIRDESTVPVIMLSARADSIDVVLGLEAGADDYVTKPFDGAVLVARIRAVLRRFGHAGRPAGERGGPGEPAEQGVLTFGDLEIDTEGMEVRRAGVPVALTPTEMRLLLEFSAAPGTVLSRDKLLERVWDYGWGGDTRVVDVHVQRLRTKIGQNRIDTVRGFGYKLKA, translated from the coding sequence ATGACCGAGACCCACGTCCTGTTCGTCGAGGACGACGATGTCATTCGCGAAGCCACCCAGCTGGCGCTGGAGCGTGACGGCTTCGTGGTCACCGCCATGCCCGACGGGCTGTCGGGCCTGGACGCGTTCCGCGCCGACCGGCCGGACATCGCGCTGCTCGATGTGATGGTGCCCGGCCTGGACGGCGTCAGTCTGTGCCGGCGGATCCGCGACGAGTCGACCGTGCCCGTGATCATGCTGTCGGCGCGCGCCGACTCCATCGATGTGGTGCTCGGCCTGGAGGCCGGCGCCGACGACTACGTGACGAAGCCCTTCGACGGCGCGGTGCTGGTCGCCAGGATCAGGGCCGTACTGCGCCGCTTCGGGCACGCGGGCCGGCCCGCCGGCGAGCGGGGCGGGCCCGGGGAGCCCGCTGAGCAGGGCGTGCTGACCTTCGGCGATCTGGAGATCGACACGGAGGGCATGGAGGTGCGCAGGGCGGGCGTGCCGGTGGCCCTGACCCCGACCGAGATGCGGCTGCTGCTGGAGTTCTCGGCGGCGCCGGGCACCGTGCTCTCGCGCGACAAACTGCTGGAGCGGGTCTGGGACTACGGCTGGGGCGGTGACACCCGGGTCGTGGACGTCCATGTCCAGCGGCTGCGCACCAAGATCGGGCAGAACCGGATCGACACCGTCCGTGGCTTCGGCTACAAGCTCAAGGCCTGA
- a CDS encoding A/G-specific adenine glycosylase, with protein MTATPAHTSDDAAYAPDGALPTPLTPPTTTTDTTTATVPLTGPATTSVDPAQLHTPVLAWFESHARDLPWRRPEAGAWGVMISEFMLQQTPVSRVLPVYEQWIARWPRPADLAAEAPGEAVRAWGRLGYPRRALRLHGAAQAITERHGGDVPRRHAQLLALPGIGEYTAAAVASFAYGQRHAVLDTNVRRVFARAVTGVQYPPNATTAAERKLARALLPEDEETAARWAASSMELGALVCTAKNESCARCPIAARCAWLLAGKPPHEGPARRGQTYAGTDRQVRGKLLAVLRDTVGPVPQRALDAVWDEPVQRARALDGLVADGLVEPLENGVYRLPQG; from the coding sequence ATGACTGCTACCCCCGCGCACACCTCGGACGACGCCGCGTACGCCCCGGACGGCGCGCTCCCGACGCCCCTCACACCCCCCACGACGACCACCGACACCACGACGGCCACGGTCCCCCTGACGGGCCCGGCCACCACCTCGGTCGACCCGGCCCAGCTGCACACCCCCGTCCTCGCCTGGTTCGAGAGCCACGCGCGCGATCTGCCCTGGCGCCGCCCGGAGGCGGGCGCCTGGGGGGTGATGATCAGCGAGTTCATGCTCCAGCAGACCCCGGTCAGCCGGGTGCTGCCCGTGTACGAGCAGTGGATCGCCCGCTGGCCGCGCCCGGCGGATCTCGCCGCCGAGGCCCCCGGCGAGGCCGTACGCGCCTGGGGACGGCTCGGCTACCCGCGCCGCGCGCTGCGGCTGCACGGGGCCGCGCAGGCGATAACGGAGCGGCACGGCGGTGACGTACCCCGCCGGCACGCGCAGCTGCTCGCCCTGCCCGGGATCGGCGAGTACACGGCCGCCGCTGTGGCCTCCTTCGCGTACGGGCAGCGCCACGCCGTCCTCGACACGAACGTCCGCCGGGTCTTCGCCCGCGCCGTGACCGGCGTCCAGTACCCGCCGAACGCGACGACGGCCGCCGAGCGCAAGCTCGCCCGCGCGCTGCTGCCCGAGGACGAGGAGACCGCGGCGCGCTGGGCCGCCTCCTCGATGGAGCTGGGCGCGCTGGTCTGCACCGCGAAGAACGAGAGCTGCGCGCGCTGCCCGATCGCGGCGCGGTGCGCCTGGCTGCTGGCCGGGAAGCCGCCGCACGAGGGCCCGGCGCGGCGCGGCCAGACGTACGCGGGCACCGACCGCCAGGTGCGCGGCAAGCTCCTCGCCGTGCTGCGCGACACGGTCGGTCCCGTACCCCAGCGGGCCCTGGACGCGGTGTGGGACGAGCCGGTGCAGCGCGCCAGGGCGCTGGACGGGCTGGTCGCCGACGGGCTGGTCGAGCCCTTGGAGAACGGCGTGTACCGGCTGCCGCAGGGCTGA